Genomic segment of Arachnia propionica:
GCCTCGCGCGGCGTCCCCTTCGAGGTCGCTCCTCGCGGTGAGGTTCTCGATCGGGCGTTGGTTATGGCAGAGCGACTCGCCGATAAGCCGCGTCGTTCCCTAATCACCTTGAAGGCGCATCTGGTCCGGCATCTCCTGGAGCAGCTCCCTCACTGCACAGAACTGGAATTGGCCATGCACGAAATCACCATCCACGAACCGGAGGTGCGAGAGCGCCTCATCAGTCGATACAGCGCATAGGAGGAACAGCATGTTCAGTCTGAAGGACAAGATTGCGATTGTGACAGGGGGTTCCAGGGGGATTGGGCGCACTATCGCCTTGGAACTGGCCCGCCATGGTTGTCAGGTCGCCGTGGTGTATGCCAGCAGTTCGGCTGCCGCGGAGGAGACGTGCGCCGAGATTCGTAAGATGTCCACCCGAGCCGAGGCTTATCGGTGCGACGTGTCCGATCCTGCTCAGTGTAGAACCGTAGTCCGCCGCATCATGGATGACTTTGGCAGGGTCGATGTCCTCGTCAACAATGCTGGGATCGTGAGGGATGCAGTTGCTGCGTCGATCAAGGACGAGGACCTTGCGGCGGTGCTTGACACCAATCTCAAAGGTGCCGTCCACATGATCCGTGAGTGCTATTTCGGTTTCATCCGGCAGCGTTCAGGGTCAATCATCAATGTCTCATCGGTAGTCGCCTTGCTCGGTGGGACGGGGCAGGCCACCTATGCGGCGGCTAAAGCAGGGTTGATCGGCCTCACGAAGTCCGTAGCCCGGGAGGTCGCAGCTCGGGGAGTGCGGTGCAACGCCATTGCGCCCGGGATCATCGAGACCGAGATGACCGAGTTCATGCAGGGTGACGAGAGTCGCCTGGCATTGGTGCCGATGCGTCGCTTCGGGAAGCCCACCGAGGTAGCGAACCTGGTGGTTTTCCTTGCCGGCGATGCCAGCTCATACATCACCGGCGAGGTTATCCGAGTGGACGGGGGGTTGGCGACATGACCGCCATCGCTGCCCGCGGGAACAGCAGCCCCTTGTCGGGCGCGCGTGCGCCCAGCCAGTTGATGCCCGAACTGTTCGCCCCGGACGTAAGTGTGTGGGAAGTTAGGGATGAGAAGGTGCGGGAGGAGTTGCACCCCGAGGAACAGCAGTACATCGAGAGAGCCGTCGCCAAGCGGCAACTTGAGTTTGCCCGAGCACGGTACTGTGCCAGACAGGCCTTGGACCGCTTCGGGCTTGAGCGTCCCTCGATGATCCCGGGCATTGCGGGGGAGCCCAGCTGGCCCCAGGGAATCATCGGGAGCATGACCCATTGCGAGGGCTACGCGGCCGCCGCCGTAGCCCCGCGTGCGAGGCTGGTCAGCCTCGGTCTCGATGCCGAAGTCGATGCGCCGTTGCCCGAGCGCGTGCTCGGTTTGGTGGCTCTTCCTTCGGAGATTCGTCGATTGGCGCTCTTGGGGGCTCTCGAACCCGCTCTACACTGGGACCGGATCCTCTTCAGTTGCAAGGAAAGCGTCTACAAGGCTTGGTACCCCCTAGCCCACAAGTGGCTTGGGTTTGAGGATGCGGAACTGGCTCTGCGACTGGATGGAACCTTCCGGGCACGTCTGCTCGTCGAGGGGCCGGCGGTCCCAGGTGGGCGCCTGCGATTGATGGCCGGAGCATGGCGCTCCAGGGAGGGACTCTTGCTCTCAGCGGTCAGTGTCCCAGCCGGGGATGTAACCGATGGTGAACAAGGACTGGACCTTGACGTGGCGTCAACGTGTTCCCTAGGTAACAGGGCGTGTCGCGACCTGATGGAGGCGAAATGATTGAGACGAAGCTACTGACCAAGGACTACGGGAAGAAGCGAGCCGTTGACAACCTGACGATTCAGGTTCGACCCGGCGAGGTCACGGGCTTCCTTGGCCCAAATGGGGCGGGGAAGACCACCACCATGAAGATGATCATGGGACTGCAAACCCCATCCAGCGGCGAGGCGACGATCAATGGCCGCCCGTTGTGCCGCCATCGTGCCCCGATGCGCGAGGTAGGGGCTTCGCTCAACCCAAGGGATTTCCACCCGGGGCGTACGGCCCGGGCGCATCTGAGTTCCCTCGCGGCAACACACGGCATCGGCACTCGCCGCGTCGACGAGGTGCTGGGACTCACGGGCCTGGAAGCAGTGGCCAACAAGCGCGCGGGGACGTTTTCACTGGGAATGTCCCAGCGACTCGGAATCGCGGCGGCCCTGCTCGGGGACCCCGCGACGCTGATCCTGGATGAACCCGTCAACGGCCTCGATCCCGAGGGAGTTGTCTGGGTGCGAGACCTC
This window contains:
- a CDS encoding 4'-phosphopantetheinyl transferase family protein, which produces MTAIAARGNSSPLSGARAPSQLMPELFAPDVSVWEVRDEKVREELHPEEQQYIERAVAKRQLEFARARYCARQALDRFGLERPSMIPGIAGEPSWPQGIIGSMTHCEGYAAAAVAPRARLVSLGLDAEVDAPLPERVLGLVALPSEIRRLALLGALEPALHWDRILFSCKESVYKAWYPLAHKWLGFEDAELALRLDGTFRARLLVEGPAVPGGRLRLMAGAWRSREGLLLSAVSVPAGDVTDGEQGLDLDVASTCSLGNRACRDLMEAK
- a CDS encoding 3-oxoacyl-ACP reductase family protein, whose amino-acid sequence is MFSLKDKIAIVTGGSRGIGRTIALELARHGCQVAVVYASSSAAAEETCAEIRKMSTRAEAYRCDVSDPAQCRTVVRRIMDDFGRVDVLVNNAGIVRDAVAASIKDEDLAAVLDTNLKGAVHMIRECYFGFIRQRSGSIINVSSVVALLGGTGQATYAAAKAGLIGLTKSVAREVAARGVRCNAIAPGIIETEMTEFMQGDESRLALVPMRRFGKPTEVANLVVFLAGDASSYITGEVIRVDGGLAT
- a CDS encoding ABC transporter ATP-binding protein encodes the protein MIETKLLTKDYGKKRAVDNLTIQVRPGEVTGFLGPNGAGKTTTMKMIMGLQTPSSGEATINGRPLCRHRAPMREVGASLNPRDFHPGRTARAHLSSLAATHGIGTRRVDEVLGLTGLEAVANKRAGTFSLGMSQRLGIAAALLGDPATLILDEPVNGLDPEGVVWVRDLVKRLAAEGRTIFLSSHLMNEMAVTADHLIVIGRGKLLAEGSMESILKADSEVTTTVRSPQIVQLRDILVPQGASVELTGSNEAIVKKIETTVIGETAAKNGLVLHELTPVRTSLEQVFMNLTGDAVEYRSTSAHEPRKGQK